AGAGATGAATCACGGTATTCTTGAAGCACTTGGAGAGTATATTCAAGCGTATGTCAGTCGCTTTAACGAAATCAGAACTTCACTAAATAATATGCAGTTACCCGCACAACTGTATAATGTCCGTATTAAACAGACATTGATTTTTCTAGCTAGTGATGGAACTGCTATTTTCTACCTAACCGAAATTCCCACGAGAAAATTGCAGGCCGAAGATTGGCTCGCAGGAGCTAAAGCATTACCATATGCGGGAACAAATACCATTGCCTTTTATAAAATAGAAGAGACACTTTCCTATTTACTACAAACTTCTACTTTAAATTACATAAAGATTACTCTTGCGCCATCCAAGCAAATGACATGTGATGATTTTCAATTAACCCTGCATGAACGTATCCCCCCCGACATTGCCCTAGAAGACATGAAAGGAATGCCTACTCTAAATATAGAACCCTTTCATGTAAGAAAACCCAACGAAGGTTTGACTTTGCAGGGTATGGTTATCGGTCCGTTTCGGCATTATGAAGATGGTTTTTTCAAGGAAGTTGTGCCAGGGAGAAACCACATTTATTCCCCTGTCTTACAGTTTGAAAATGGCGTTAGTTTACTTCAGTATAGGTGGCCATTTCTGGATTTGATGTGGAGACCCGAACATCTAGAGTTAAATTCAACTACTGGAGCTTCGCTTGCTGAATTCGATCTTCAAATACTGCGACTAGGCATAGACACTGGTTTTCCACAACCATCGTTTCCACAAGCCCCAACAGATTATGCCTCTCGCTTTCTACAGAATATCTACCAACAATTTGAAGAACTAATAAATGACCCAAACACTGTAGAACCTCAGGTGCAAGCCTTTCTTGAACTGCCAGGACATCAATTTCTTATCAATCCAAACTACAAAGAAATATTCCCGCGAAAATCGTTAGGAAGTAAATACATTACTGATTTTACAATACGTAAAGCAGATGATGATTACCACTTTGTTGAGATTGAAAGCCCAAACAAATCTATTTTCCAAAAGGTGGGAGAAGAACCGGCAAACCAGCTACACCATGCAATTACCCAAGTGCGAGATTGGCTAAGATATGTTGAGGAAAATCGCGATACAGTACGCAGAGAGGATGGGCTTGAAACCATCTACAAACCCACAGGAGAAGTAATTGCTGGAAGGGATGCTGACCTAAAGAGCACAATTGCACAGAGGAGATTCGAGTCTCTTAGAAAAGAGGGCCCAATAATTATTAGAACTTATGATATGCTACTCGCAGATATACGGGCCTACATACAAGTTCTACAACAGAGCCTAAATAGAAGTCAGCGATGACTTGGACAGATTAGGGCTCCACGCATGGAGCCCATCATAGTTGAAACCGGATCTAATTTCTTCTTTGCCGTAGAATTTGTGAAATTCGTTGCCCCGAAATCTCGAATAACTTTGAAAGATAACCCATTGTCTCACCGGTTGCATAACGCGCCCTAATCTCTTCATTCCGATTGTGCTTAGTTGGGGCATGGTCCGTCACTGGATTTTCGGCTTTAGATTGGCCGATATACACTAGCATCATGCCGTACGCAATCCCGTCCACAAGACGTTGGAATGCCCCGCCTTGTAGCCCCCTATGGGGCACAACCTTATACACTCTTGAGGAAGCCACGAATTGCGTGCTCGCGCAACTATATCGTGGCTTTTTGCTTCCCCATATCCCAATATCTCGCCGCAAGCGCGAACGAAATGAAGAGATACGAAACCGCTATGCTGCGGGAGAAAATGTGCCTGAGCTAGCCCGGCTCTACAGCATTTCGGAACAGCGGATTCACCAGATCCTACGAGGAAAACGCACATGAAACCCTTGCTGCGAATCGGCGAACGCGAAGGCTTCCCATCTCCGATCGCGTCGAGGTTACATTCATTACGAACTGTGCAGTGGTATGCGGCTTACGCGAACCGAGGGACAGTTTCACTCGTTCTTGTGTCTCGTCAGCAGTATCAGTGCTGCCGAAATGTCGCCCGCTAGTTCCTTCAATTCAAGCCTACTTCTGTTACGTATGAATCCATATCGTTTCGATCTTTTTGCATGAACAGAGTTCTTATACTTTAATCGTACGTGTTTCGAAATTCCCCAATGCTGTTATTTGCATGTCATTCTGCTTTTTAGATACGTGGAGTAGACGTCAATGAAGAGCTAGAAAGGAGAGTCTCGAAGCTACGTTGAAACTTGCAACCGAAGAAGAAACAACATCGGTTTGTCAGGTGTGCAGCACAATCGAGGGACGTAGAAAATGGCCGAAAAGCCAGTTGTCTTTATCAGTAGCACGAGCATGGATTTGCCCGACTACCGGCGTGCAGTGTTTGATGCTGTGGAGGATATGGGCTTTTCTCCCGACGCGATGGAGCACTGGCCGGCGGCAGACGAAAACTCGGTGGACTTTTGCCGCCGAAAAGTCGAAGAGGCTGACATCTATATCGGTATCTTTGCGCACCGTTACGGCTGGCGACCGGGCGGATTGGGCACGCCTAGCATCACTGAAATGGAGTATGATTGGGCTACTGCGCGCGGCATACCCCGCTTCTGCTTTATTGTTGAGCGCAAGTTTCGCTGGGAACTGGACGATATAGAAACCGAAGCCATAACGGATCTGAATGCCTTCAAAGAGCGACTACAAAGCCAGCACAAGGTTCGTTTTTTCAATACGTCGGACGACCTCAAGGCCAAGGTAGTTCAGGCGTTGGCGTATTATGTGCACTCAGTTCATACAGAAAAGCCTAAGAACTGGGGGCCCATATCTTACGAACAGCATACTTCTTCAAGTGATTCCGCATCCACAGAAACCATTGCACTGAATGAACAGTCTCCGGCTGACTCATCCGCGTCCTCACCACCTGATGATGTGCCTTCCCCCGATCCAGATCGCTTTATAGACCGCGTGCTCGCATATACTCAACGACCAGCAGGGCTTCTTTATTTTCGTGAATGGGACATGCTACCGGATACACATAGTGAGCTTACTTTCCAGTACGATTCCAATCGCGACGAATTCATTCAGGCTTTTGCTAGCTTGAACCCTGCCGATGGAATCGCTGGAATTCGACTTCTTGGAGCTCCTGGCACTGGTAAGTCACGCCTTGCCTTAGAGACTATGCGGCAGCTTGCCCTCCAGCCGGGAGTCATCTATGCACAGTCTCCTTCCTCAGTCCCGACTAACTTATTCAATAGTCTAGCTTTGTCAGACACTGAGCAGATCGTTTTGGTAGTTGACAATTGCTCCTACGCGGACACGCGCCAACTGTGTCGAGCGATTCTTCCGTGCAAGGATAAGGTCAACTTGCTAACGATTGAAACGTATCACAACGATCTCGCACTCGATACGGATTTCCCTGTACATGTATTGAATTTTCTGGCCAACGATGGGCGCAGAAAAATAGTTCAGCAAATATATGACACGTATGCCTCTTCTACCTTCAATGACGACAAAGCCGCCTATTATGAAGAAACCGTCGGGGTTAATCTGAAACTATTGGTGGCATATGTAATGGCTTTTCACCGACACCCCCAGATCCGTGGCCTCGCGGAATTATCCCGGACCGAGGAAATGAACCACCTCCTAGCCATCAACACGCCGGTTGATCATAGCGAATTGCGTGTACTACAAGGGTTGGCGCTAGCGAACCGCACCGGTTTGTACCAAACAGTAAGGCATGATGCCCATGTCGTCGCTGAGTTTATAGGTTTGAGCTATGCTGAGTTTAAGCAAAGCGCCGAATCGCTGAGACAAAAGGGACTAATCATCGATACTGATTGGTATCAACGTGATGCCCACCATCGGCTTGTAGTTCCACGTTTGTTTGCCGTTCACTTGGCTATGCAGATATGGACCGCTCGTGGGGATGATGTTATGGAGAGCCTTCTTGAAGGTCAAAACACGGGCTCGCGAAGCTTGCGATTAGGGATACTGGAACGTCTGGCAGATCTTGGGCATCGGGGCATTGCTTTTCCTGTTGTGAGTACTCTGCTCAATCGTTTTAGGACATTCGATGATCTCGCTGGCGATGCTGAAACATTCCGTCTGTTAGGAGAAGCCGATCCCCTAGCAGCGGTCAATCATCTGGATCGACTCATGCAGGGTGTCTCGCTGAACCGCTTGCGCGAATTCAGAGATGGTCGACGGTACATTATTCCATTGCTAACCTCACTTTTGAGATTGGAAGAAACATTTTGGACAGCGGCTAACCTAGTGGGCCGCTATACTGCCGCCGAAAATGAAACGCTCGGCAATAATGCTACAGAAACCTGGCGTAGCTTATTCTTCATACGTTCTGGAGGTAACCCGGTTAACGGTCTGGATCGCCTTCGTCTGATTCGAGATTATCTTGACATGCAGGAACCCGAAATGCGCGTCGCTGCTGTGAAAGCCTTAGAGGGTGCACTGGATAATCATGAAGGAGGTATGGTTACCAGGGGGCCAGGAGGATATATCACACCATCGACTTGGCGACCTGCGACATGGGGCGAGTTCTGGGATATTCGCCGCGCAGCGTGGCAGGTACTAGGGCGTTCTCTCTCAGATACGGATAACGAGGTTATAACCACAGCATCCGATTGCATACTTAAGTACGCCTCCCACCAGATCCCAGTGCTACTAGACGAAGTTTTGGAGCAACTCCGTGCACTATCACAACGACCGGGGTATCGCCTGAGGGTTTGGAAAACGCTTCAAGAATTCGTGAATCTTCGAAACAAAGATCTAACTCAAGAACATTTCGCTTCAATTCAAGAACTAGCAGATATTCTCGTCACGGATAGTTATCATGATCAGCTTGAAATTTATGTGGCAGACTTTGACATTTTTGCACGAGGAAAGCGCGGGGCGCTTGACGAAACTAAGGAGTTTCTGGCTCAAAAGCTAGGCGAACTCGCCAAACAAGGGTATGAAAACGAAGCTCTGTTAGAGGCTGAACTGGATTGGCTCGTCACTTTGCAGCCGTGGCAAAAAGCATCACAGATTTACAGTTTCATCTACGAATTAAGCCGCTTGGATCGGGCACACCGTTGGATCGATAAGCTCATCGAGCGAGTTCATGAACAGTGGCAGCTACATCTTATTGCGGCATACATGCGTGGACAACTGGTTGAAGATGAAACTGAATGGGTGAGAATTCAGGTTATAGGCTGGACAGAAACCAACGAGTTGCTGGCCTCCTCTATTCTCATTCTGCCTGAGATCGCTACCGAAGAGGATGAGATTTCTGGGATTCTTCACCGACTGTTGGATCGAAACTGGATCGAGCTTATGGATTTAGCCGAGCACAAACTGGATACTTTTTGTGCAAATGCCCTATCAACAGAAGCAATGAAGTCTCTTCTGAATCGGGTGCTTGAGGGTGCAAGCCCAGAAGGTATCTATGTTGGAACTGCCTACTTGTTTCAACGGTTGCATGATAATCATGACGAAGCGCCAGAATATGCGGATATCGCGTTCCAACTAATGACCGGTTCAGCGGGTGAATATTCTAGCTTCGGACTGTTTGATTGGTACCGAGAAGAACTGGAAAACCTATACGTGACCGAGTATCCTCGCGAAGTCGCGAGCATTATTTTGCGGGACTTCAAGCAATCAGATGGTTACATTTTCGACTTTATGAACGAACATGATACTACCTACAAAATGCTGGTCGAGGCGATCCGGAGTAATCCACAGGTTGCTCTGGATGTCCTGAACAGAACCCTATTGCCAGAGGAGCATCCTGATCACATTTCTCGGTATCGGTTTCCGGGATTGCACATTAACTTATGTGCAAGTCCTGACATGCTTCTAGATTGGGCGACACAACATCAACCAGACGGTCCACAAAGCCTTGCTGAGATGTGCTTTGTCGGGAATATCCCGCTGGATGAAACGGTTCGTGGACTGATCGTTCAGTGTTCTCAAGATGAACAAGTATGGGATCGCTTGGCAGACAAATATACGCAACTTGAGATGATGGAAGTGTCCCAAATACCCACCAAGCTACGAGAGTTGCGCGATCTAGCCAGAGTGTGGCTTGAAGACGAGCACTTTCAGGTTCGACAATGGACCCAAGGGATTATTTACGATCTCGAAAAACGGTTGCTCGAGCGCGAGTTCTAGGCACGATAATCTTGCTTTGGCAGGTCTAGGTTTTTGCACTGCGCTATCACTACCTGTGGTAATATCGCTTCTGATAATGGCTCGACATGCATACATGGAACCTACCAAGCCGTGACCACTTGTGAGCTTGAGACAAAATCACGGGCTTAAAAGAACCCCGTTTGTGCACTTACTTGCGTATCGAATTACTGTATAGAGCTTCTACTAGTAATAAACTGGAGCAATTCTTCCAGAAAATTAACTGTTTGATCCGAGAGAGCGATTTGCAGTTGCAGGCAATTCTCGTCAGCTAGAGGACCTGCTGTGTCCAAGTAACTTTTGAGCACTTCACTCTCTGTTATTTTTGATCTCCAATTTTGCCGTTCAACAATATGAGCCTTTCCATAACGATGCCGTAGTATGCCAATGTGCGCGACTACTTGTTTTTCTCTGAACCGTTGCGGCAGGCGACGCAGAGACTTACTGTGAGAGCCATCCGGCCTCGTTGGGCAGCTGGTAAGTTCATAAATTAAGCGGTAAAACGCAGAAACGACATGGGTGAAATCATCTAGGTTCTGAGCCACCCGACAAAGATCAAAATAGATGTCCATATGTTGATTTGTAATTTCGAATATGAAATCTTCATTTCGATTGCTTGATGCCGAATTGACGGCTTGCACAAGCTCCATGATTTTGCGAGCTTTGAACCGAATTTCACGCTCGGTGTCACTATTGCCAGAGCTACTGAATGCGCTTGATACCCCTAAGGGCATCATGTAGTCGACATACATTTTATTAACAACTTCAAGGCCGTTCCCATTTTTGGCGACAATCCCAGTGAATTGCAGTTCCTGACTTGCCCTTTCACTCCATTTCAGAAACCAATATGAAGGACCGTTGCCTTTTTGTTCTTCAAGACCACGGAGAAACGATAGAATGTCTTCCCTCGACATCTGTCCTAATTGGAGCAACCTGTTATGGAGACTTCTGGTGGGAGTTGTTAAGTGTTCATACCACATATGAAATAAGTTACTATGGCTTTCGCGGAAGTCTTCGATGAGAGAGATGATTGTCAAAGGATCCGTATCGATGCCTAAACGATGTGCCATATAAGCGCTTAATCCGGGATGTCCACCTGTTGCCTCAAAGATCAGTGTGCCACATTTCTCCGCATCGATAAAAGGCTCGGTCGGGTTTAAGTACCTTATCATTGCCGTGATAGCATCACGGCTTAGATTGGTCAGGTACTTGCAGGAGGCTCTGGCCCCGATAGGGGAAGTTCCATCATCACTTACAAATCGATAGAGTTCTTGAGAGCCTGCCATGACAATATACATATGGAAGTCCCGTGCTTCACGACTGTACAGAGCCACAAATAGATTATCCTCAAAGCCACTATTAAAATGCCTGCTATTCAATTTGCCGGCTTCATCAACTAAGAACAGAAAATCCACATCAACCTGTCCCGCAGCCTGACGAATAGCCTCAATATCATGTTTAAAAGTCTCGAGTTCCGCAACTTTTACAGCACCCGACGGCAAGGCCCTTAAGCTAAATCCTTGGATCCGTTTCTCACATTCGCTTCGTGCTTGCGATGCGAGCATACGAAAGAAATCTGATGGAGTTGCATCAATCCCGTTTGCCATTGACTTCAACTGAATATAAACTGGGATCAGCGTTGCATCTAGCTCATTAACATCTAGAGTTGCCCTTGTTAGAGTTTGTTGCGTCTTTAACAGAACTGTTGTTTTTCCAGCTTGTCTACCACCGAATAATAATACGGCTCCTTGATGGTGTACATCTTTGACGATACTCGAAATCAAACCATCCCGTCCGAAACAGAAATCTGCATTAGCTTGTGTAAATCTATGGGACATGCTCACTTGTGTACCCTCCGGCAGCAAAACAGGGAAACAGGAGCAGTGCTAGCTTTAAATGCTTGCGTTTCTGAGAAGCCATCGAGTAAAGAGTTCCATAGTAAGCCGAATCTCAAGCGAGTCTAAGGTAACGATTTGATAGCCTGTCAGATGCCTGATCGATGCACCTGAACTCTGCGGCAGTTGTTGCCGCAGTCGAGCAAATGGCATGCATCCTCCCGCTTTAGCTAAGTCAACACATATTGCCTGTTCTATCGGAAAATCACGTTGAAGGCGGTCAACTATCTCTTGAAAATCTTTCCCTTTCAAATCAATGTACTGTTCGGTAATGTTTTCGACCATTGATTTTACGATTCTTAGCGGGCGTTCTCTATATTGCTCTGCTAAATAGCTGCAGAATTGACGCGCGAAAAATGGATGTCCGCCTGTAAGACGATAGATGCATTCGAGAGCATCGTCATTGAAATGAATTCCCATTCCACGACCAAGCTCACGAATCATCGTGTCGCATTCGTTTTTTTCGAGTAACGGCAAATAAATCTCCCTAAAAAAGTTAAAAACTGGATTGTCCCGGCCATTAAACTGAGACATCTCAGTTATTGCAGCATTAGCACCCGCCACTATTACAGTAATTCCATCACTTTCCTGATTGGTTCCGCGAAAATATCCCAGGAACTCCACAAATCCGTCGAGCCCACCTGCACCATGAAGAGGAAGCAAGCGCTCAATCTCGTCAAAAAGAAGTACCACCCTTGGAATTGGAGTGGTGTTAAGTTGAGATAAAGTTACGAGCAAGGTATTTAGATCTGCGTCAAAGGCGTTAGCAACTGAAAATCTCTCTGGTATTTCGAAATAATTGTCGAAACGGCCCCCTAGGTACCACTTGAGATTTTTAATCGCGTTATAGCGCTTGAACCGGGTGGTCACTTGGTTGTGTAGTTCGTTTGACAGTTTCCAGTACAGCCAATCGCAATTCGCTGTTCCCGCAGGAATTCTAAGGAGATCAATAAACACGGACACGTCTCCACCGGTGTTTAGTCGTCGCTGTATTTCCTTGAGAAGTGACGTTTTTCCAATTTTCCGCAGACCAAACACCCCAGCACAGGTATTCATATCTATTGTGTCGCGTAGTTCGGCCAGTGACTTATCCCGCCCAAAAAAACGCCGCCCAACAACAGGGCGATTTCCACTGAAGAGATCACGGCTGTATAGCCAGCGGTCCAGGATTTCCCTGAAAGTCTTCTCTCCTGCAGAAGCTTCAATTTCAGATTGCGGAAGTGGTATGATAACTGGAGTGTTACCGTCGCGGTTTTCTATCCGGCGCCAGAGAACTCTTTGAAGGCTATCTGGTATGGAAGCAACCACCATAAAAGCAACTTGATCCTCAATTAGACCTGACTCTGCTCTCTCACGGGTATACTGATCGACTCTGTCCAGATCGGAACGCTCAATCCTGGACTTAAACATGCAATGAACCAGAAGATGATTCGCAATCCCATAACTTTCTATTAGGTTTTGGTTAGTTATATCAATTACAAATTCAGCGCCTTCCGTCGTCTGCTCGAATAGTCTGGCCCTAATGATCTGGAAATTTAGCTCGCGGAAAAACCTGATTGTGATTTCTCCTCGATGGTGTTGCGTACGGATTTTTGCCAGATTCATAGCAAGGAAGTCTCGTTGAGGGAACTGGCTCTGACTTTTTCCAAACAGCTCAAATGCCTCTTCGTAATATTGCACGGCTTTCTTCAGGGTTTCGGCAGAGCCAATTTGATAGTAGATATCTGCTAGTGCGAGCAATACTCCCTTTTGTCCTCTATTTGCTCTTGCGGAGAGCTTTAGAGCATCGTGCAGTAATGCCAGCCCTTTATCGTGCTCACCAATTGAAGCTGCAAGTCTCCCGGCATCTTCCTTCAACTTCGCATGACTAGGGAAAAGACGGATGCCTTGTTCGTAGATACGCATCGCATTGGATTTGCGGCCACGCCCTTTTTCCATTGCAGCGTAGCTAAGTATCAGTTGTATGCTCGGTTTTTCTTGCAGTCCCTGTTCATATAATCGGGCCGCCTTGTCATATTTCCGGTTATCTCGTGCAAGGATAGCCTGCGACAGCAGTCCCAAGCCACTGGCCGCGATGACGTCTTCCTCAGGAACAATGTCATATGC
This sequence is a window from Aggregatilinea lenta. Protein-coding genes within it:
- a CDS encoding DUF4062 domain-containing protein, coding for MAEKPVVFISSTSMDLPDYRRAVFDAVEDMGFSPDAMEHWPAADENSVDFCRRKVEEADIYIGIFAHRYGWRPGGLGTPSITEMEYDWATARGIPRFCFIVERKFRWELDDIETEAITDLNAFKERLQSQHKVRFFNTSDDLKAKVVQALAYYVHSVHTEKPKNWGPISYEQHTSSSDSASTETIALNEQSPADSSASSPPDDVPSPDPDRFIDRVLAYTQRPAGLLYFREWDMLPDTHSELTFQYDSNRDEFIQAFASLNPADGIAGIRLLGAPGTGKSRLALETMRQLALQPGVIYAQSPSSVPTNLFNSLALSDTEQIVLVVDNCSYADTRQLCRAILPCKDKVNLLTIETYHNDLALDTDFPVHVLNFLANDGRRKIVQQIYDTYASSTFNDDKAAYYEETVGVNLKLLVAYVMAFHRHPQIRGLAELSRTEEMNHLLAINTPVDHSELRVLQGLALANRTGLYQTVRHDAHVVAEFIGLSYAEFKQSAESLRQKGLIIDTDWYQRDAHHRLVVPRLFAVHLAMQIWTARGDDVMESLLEGQNTGSRSLRLGILERLADLGHRGIAFPVVSTLLNRFRTFDDLAGDAETFRLLGEADPLAAVNHLDRLMQGVSLNRLREFRDGRRYIIPLLTSLLRLEETFWTAANLVGRYTAAENETLGNNATETWRSLFFIRSGGNPVNGLDRLRLIRDYLDMQEPEMRVAAVKALEGALDNHEGGMVTRGPGGYITPSTWRPATWGEFWDIRRAAWQVLGRSLSDTDNEVITTASDCILKYASHQIPVLLDEVLEQLRALSQRPGYRLRVWKTLQEFVNLRNKDLTQEHFASIQELADILVTDSYHDQLEIYVADFDIFARGKRGALDETKEFLAQKLGELAKQGYENEALLEAELDWLVTLQPWQKASQIYSFIYELSRLDRAHRWIDKLIERVHEQWQLHLIAAYMRGQLVEDETEWVRIQVIGWTETNELLASSILILPEIATEEDEISGILHRLLDRNWIELMDLAEHKLDTFCANALSTEAMKSLLNRVLEGASPEGIYVGTAYLFQRLHDNHDEAPEYADIAFQLMTGSAGEYSSFGLFDWYREELENLYVTEYPREVASIILRDFKQSDGYIFDFMNEHDTTYKMLVEAIRSNPQVALDVLNRTLLPEEHPDHISRYRFPGLHINLCASPDMLLDWATQHQPDGPQSLAEMCFVGNIPLDETVRGLIVQCSQDEQVWDRLADKYTQLEMMEVSQIPTKLRELRDLARVWLEDEHFQVRQWTQGIIYDLEKRLLEREF
- a CDS encoding cold shock domain-containing protein, with product MSQEHVQYLRGTVQSYDDKSGYGYVLPDNNEEIDSTTVFFHWKSLRHQGDMMRDGDRVLFLAKSVPTGLMAVDVHHEIDSNPTPNESAEERVSGVISSAIYERGFGFITIFGREIDAFFHIRNLSEPYSPLPQGTLVTCKIQDTERGLSAYDIVPEEDVIAASGLGLLSQAILARDNRKYDKAARLYEQGLQEKPSIQLILSYAAMEKGRGRKSNAMRIYEQGIRLFPSHAKLKEDAGRLAASIGEHDKGLALLHDALKLSARANRGQKGVLLALADIYYQIGSAETLKKAVQYYEEAFELFGKSQSQFPQRDFLAMNLAKIRTQHHRGEITIRFFRELNFQIIRARLFEQTTEGAEFVIDITNQNLIESYGIANHLLVHCMFKSRIERSDLDRVDQYTRERAESGLIEDQVAFMVVASIPDSLQRVLWRRIENRDGNTPVIIPLPQSEIEASAGEKTFREILDRWLYSRDLFSGNRPVVGRRFFGRDKSLAELRDTIDMNTCAGVFGLRKIGKTSLLKEIQRRLNTGGDVSVFIDLLRIPAGTANCDWLYWKLSNELHNQVTTRFKRYNAIKNLKWYLGGRFDNYFEIPERFSVANAFDADLNTLLVTLSQLNTTPIPRVVLLFDEIERLLPLHGAGGLDGFVEFLGYFRGTNQESDGITVIVAGANAAITEMSQFNGRDNPVFNFFREIYLPLLEKNECDTMIRELGRGMGIHFNDDALECIYRLTGGHPFFARQFCSYLAEQYRERPLRIVKSMVENITEQYIDLKGKDFQEIVDRLQRDFPIEQAICVDLAKAGGCMPFARLRQQLPQSSGASIRHLTGYQIVTLDSLEIRLTMELFTRWLLRNASI
- a CDS encoding AAA family ATPase produces the protein MSHRFTQANADFCFGRDGLISSIVKDVHHQGAVLLFGGRQAGKTTVLLKTQQTLTRATLDVNELDATLIPVYIQLKSMANGIDATPSDFFRMLASQARSECEKRIQGFSLRALPSGAVKVAELETFKHDIEAIRQAAGQVDVDFLFLVDEAGKLNSRHFNSGFEDNLFVALYSREARDFHMYIVMAGSQELYRFVSDDGTSPIGARASCKYLTNLSRDAITAMIRYLNPTEPFIDAEKCGTLIFEATGGHPGLSAYMAHRLGIDTDPLTIISLIEDFRESHSNLFHMWYEHLTTPTRSLHNRLLQLGQMSREDILSFLRGLEEQKGNGPSYWFLKWSERASQELQFTGIVAKNGNGLEVVNKMYVDYMMPLGVSSAFSSSGNSDTEREIRFKARKIMELVQAVNSASSNRNEDFIFEITNQHMDIYFDLCRVAQNLDDFTHVVSAFYRLIYELTSCPTRPDGSHSKSLRRLPQRFREKQVVAHIGILRHRYGKAHIVERQNWRSKITESEVLKSYLDTAGPLADENCLQLQIALSDQTVNFLEELLQFITSRSSIQ
- a CDS encoding Shedu anti-phage system protein SduA domain-containing protein, which translates into the protein MNHGILEALGEYIQAYVSRFNEIRTSLNNMQLPAQLYNVRIKQTLIFLASDGTAIFYLTEIPTRKLQAEDWLAGAKALPYAGTNTIAFYKIEETLSYLLQTSTLNYIKITLAPSKQMTCDDFQLTLHERIPPDIALEDMKGMPTLNIEPFHVRKPNEGLTLQGMVIGPFRHYEDGFFKEVVPGRNHIYSPVLQFENGVSLLQYRWPFLDLMWRPEHLELNSTTGASLAEFDLQILRLGIDTGFPQPSFPQAPTDYASRFLQNIYQQFEELINDPNTVEPQVQAFLELPGHQFLINPNYKEIFPRKSLGSKYITDFTIRKADDDYHFVEIESPNKSIFQKVGEEPANQLHHAITQVRDWLRYVEENRDTVRREDGLETIYKPTGEVIAGRDADLKSTIAQRRFESLRKEGPIIIRTYDMLLADIRAYIQVLQQSLNRSQR
- a CDS encoding Mor transcription activator family protein — its product is MPYAIPSTRRWNAPPCSPLWGTTLYTLEEATNCVLAQLYRGFLLPHIPISRRKRERNEEIRNRYAAGENVPELARLYSISEQRIHQILRGKRT